The Carnobacterium divergens genome includes a window with the following:
- a CDS encoding AAA domain-containing protein: MNKKTDILDAWITIEQLSEGSIKKNDQQLRPFDQRMDNEFEGQFIEFITIQKKKTNAKKDVGLVFYFDIFNFQEIINILRKKYKILATEEETNSSEKFTFALYFDEELNFISEKLFFTISGYIRYKNELPKDFFKAEESLRDDLTKQFEDKEFNTVMIDLLKQYNVSLDNCRYGFIKDLENTDVNLHSFFIDDLQKAKKINTGNMERYLTEYSENRQNLDSKSDSQNFNPLLFQEILQPKYYPLGRFPTNPDYSLSFMQEVTVNLALNEKNTIRSVNGPPGTGKTTLLKDIFAELVVQQAADICNLSDKKIKGSLVYWEKAKLGILPFQIAEKNSIVASSNNGAVQNIVNELPQIEAIPEEFREKLLEADYFKTIANLEQEPNKKNNTELQDDVNWGTFSLEGGAKANITKLLSKITSIENYLKKEYQSDASVYQEFSKLYNEVFNERNNVQKYYEQMKHAQELKIKYKQESKSYSNEKNQNQNRLNKFIQQSKLQSDSLNEEKQKWETILDDVQLEINNLSQESNQLQRNYEVIKSQQPSFFGLKKLFHSAKVSEYFERLNEANEKLNENEKEKSSLSSTKIKAKLELKKAWKDSEQLKKQVKQETAKFNHWSSTQEQNLNELVHKINSIMEQKGQSKIEELDFSKSYEDLQKSNPWFTKKYRIKQSELFILSLKVRKQFLYENSKHLATAKNIWKRQPEYSSKQNGEKLLIESWHWINFVIPIISTTFASFGRMFQHIPENTIGNLFIDEAGQALPQASIGAIFRSKKIMVVGDPSQIKPVLTLDSNVLNLLGQNYQVNETFVSSEASTQTLVDATSQYGFQKNEDEWIGIPLWVHRRSNYPMFTISNELSYGGLMVQGKPADSAQGQSEWFDISGKANDKFVTEQANFLKTKIMERLEENPDLAGEIYVISPFKHVAYKLATALDSIGFTKREGRKVVNVGTVHTFQGKEAKIVYFVLGADKSSQGAASWAVSDSNMMNVAATRAKEEFYIIGDKTLYASLGSEVANQTISIIEDYNRKTR; this comes from the coding sequence ATGAATAAAAAAACAGATATACTCGATGCTTGGATTACTATTGAACAATTATCAGAAGGTTCAATTAAAAAAAATGATCAACAATTAAGACCCTTTGATCAACGAATGGACAATGAGTTTGAAGGGCAATTTATAGAATTTATAACTATACAAAAAAAGAAAACAAATGCGAAAAAAGATGTCGGACTCGTATTTTATTTTGATATTTTCAACTTTCAAGAAATTATTAATATTTTACGGAAAAAATATAAAATTTTGGCGACGGAAGAAGAAACAAATAGCTCAGAAAAATTTACATTTGCCCTTTATTTTGACGAGGAATTAAATTTTATTTCTGAAAAATTATTTTTTACAATAAGTGGTTATATTCGTTATAAAAATGAATTGCCTAAAGATTTTTTCAAGGCAGAAGAGAGTTTACGAGATGATTTAACTAAACAGTTTGAAGATAAAGAGTTTAATACGGTGATGATAGATTTATTAAAACAATACAACGTTTCATTAGATAATTGTCGCTATGGTTTTATAAAGGATTTGGAAAATACCGATGTCAATTTACATTCGTTTTTTATTGACGATTTACAAAAAGCAAAAAAAATCAATACTGGAAATATGGAACGCTATTTAACAGAATACTCAGAAAATCGCCAAAATTTGGATAGCAAAAGCGACTCGCAAAATTTCAATCCGCTTCTTTTTCAAGAAATCTTGCAACCTAAATACTATCCTTTAGGTAGATTTCCAACCAATCCAGACTATTCTCTTTCATTCATGCAAGAAGTAACCGTTAATCTCGCTTTAAATGAAAAGAACACGATTCGTAGTGTCAATGGTCCGCCTGGCACAGGAAAAACCACATTGCTCAAAGATATTTTTGCAGAGCTAGTGGTGCAGCAGGCAGCAGATATTTGCAACCTTTCAGATAAAAAAATAAAAGGAAGTTTGGTATATTGGGAAAAAGCGAAGCTTGGTATTTTGCCATTCCAAATAGCAGAAAAGAACAGTATTGTTGCAAGTTCCAATAATGGTGCGGTACAAAATATTGTCAATGAATTGCCTCAAATCGAAGCAATTCCTGAAGAATTTCGAGAAAAATTACTAGAAGCAGACTACTTTAAAACGATTGCTAATTTAGAGCAAGAACCGAATAAGAAAAACAATACTGAATTACAGGATGACGTCAATTGGGGAACTTTTTCTCTTGAAGGAGGAGCAAAAGCAAATATCACGAAGCTGTTGTCAAAAATTACAAGTATTGAAAACTATTTAAAGAAAGAGTATCAATCAGATGCAAGCGTTTATCAAGAATTTTCAAAATTATACAACGAAGTTTTTAATGAGCGGAATAACGTTCAAAAATACTATGAACAAATGAAGCATGCTCAAGAATTAAAAATAAAATATAAGCAAGAATCAAAGAGTTATTCAAACGAGAAAAATCAGAATCAAAATAGATTAAATAAATTCATTCAACAGTCAAAACTGCAGTCTGATTCCCTAAACGAAGAAAAACAAAAATGGGAAACAATACTAGATGATGTTCAGTTGGAAATAAATAATTTGTCACAAGAATCCAATCAATTGCAAAGAAATTATGAGGTCATCAAATCGCAACAACCTTCTTTTTTTGGATTAAAAAAATTGTTTCATTCAGCAAAAGTCAGCGAGTACTTTGAAAGGTTAAACGAAGCCAATGAGAAATTAAATGAAAATGAAAAAGAGAAAAGTTCGCTATCCTCAACTAAAATTAAAGCCAAATTGGAACTTAAAAAAGCGTGGAAGGATAGCGAGCAGCTTAAAAAACAAGTGAAACAAGAAACAGCCAAATTTAATCACTGGTCAAGTACACAAGAACAAAACCTCAATGAGTTAGTACACAAAATAAATTCAATCATGGAACAAAAAGGACAAAGTAAGATAGAAGAACTAGATTTTTCAAAATCATATGAAGACCTTCAAAAATCAAACCCATGGTTTACAAAAAAGTATCGCATCAAACAATCGGAATTATTTATTTTATCCTTAAAGGTTAGAAAGCAATTTCTATATGAAAATAGCAAACATTTAGCTACGGCTAAGAATATTTGGAAACGTCAACCTGAATATAGCTCCAAACAAAACGGTGAGAAGTTACTAATAGAGTCTTGGCACTGGATCAATTTTGTCATCCCAATCATCAGTACAACATTTGCTAGCTTTGGTCGAATGTTTCAGCACATTCCTGAAAACACAATTGGGAACTTATTTATCGATGAAGCGGGTCAAGCATTGCCACAAGCAAGTATTGGCGCGATTTTTAGAAGTAAAAAAATTATGGTGGTAGGCGACCCTTCACAGATTAAACCGGTTTTAACCTTAGACTCCAATGTCTTAAATCTTTTAGGTCAAAACTATCAAGTCAACGAAACATTTGTTTCTAGCGAGGCCTCTACTCAAACACTTGTGGATGCCACCAGTCAATATGGGTTTCAAAAAAATGAAGACGAATGGATTGGAATTCCACTCTGGGTGCATCGACGTTCAAATTACCCAATGTTCACTATTTCAAATGAACTCTCATATGGAGGTTTAATGGTTCAAGGTAAGCCAGCAGATAGCGCACAAGGACAATCAGAGTGGTTTGATATTTCTGGTAAGGCGAATGATAAATTTGTAACAGAACAAGCAAATTTCCTGAAAACGAAAATAATGGAGCGATTAGAAGAAAACCCAGACTTGGCTGGCGAAATCTATGTTATTTCACCATTTAAACATGTGGCATATAAATTAGCTACAGCATTAGATAGCATAGGCTTTACAAAACGCGAAGGAAGAAAAGTGGTAAATGTTGGCACTGTTCACACCTTTCAAGGCAAGGAAGCCAAAATAGTTTATTTTGTTCTTGGAGCAGATAAAAGTAGCCAAGGTGCTGCTAGCTGGGCAGTATCTGATTCCAATATGATGAATGTAGCAGCTACCCGAGCAAAAGAAGAATTTTATATTATAGGAGATAAGACCTTATACGCATCTCTTGGAAGTGAGGTTGCGAATCAAACGATTTCCATTATCGAGGACTACAATCGAAAAACTAGATAA
- a CDS encoding restriction endonuclease subunit S, which translates to MKLKKLVELNVGQNVSRMKDQEDLASMMYTNSDLLNDLHENQAIMPVSSKIQRSEKHSIVAGDVLYSFISSTAGIASQASEGKRFNQNFARLTITSEELDPKYLCYVLNESSKVTKQMAILMQGSVVPKMTPAILRELNIQFPTLKKQSLIGDSYFNLNRQHYLAKLELALQKKVHLELLKKLDQ; encoded by the coding sequence GTGAAGCTAAAAAAGCTAGTAGAACTCAATGTTGGCCAAAATGTGTCGCGAATGAAGGATCAAGAAGACCTTGCGTCAATGATGTATACAAACAGTGATTTATTGAATGACCTACACGAAAATCAAGCAATCATGCCTGTCTCCTCTAAAATCCAAAGAAGCGAAAAACATTCCATCGTTGCTGGAGACGTGTTATATAGCTTTATCAGTTCTACAGCCGGAATTGCTAGCCAAGCAAGTGAAGGAAAACGATTCAACCAAAATTTTGCTCGACTCACCATAACGTCTGAAGAACTAGATCCAAAGTATTTATGCTACGTGCTAAATGAATCTTCAAAGGTCACGAAACAAATGGCTATTTTAATGCAAGGAAGCGTCGTGCCAAAAATGACACCCGCAATCTTGCGGGAACTAAACATTCAGTTTCCAACTTTAAAAAAACAGTCTCTAATTGGCGATTCTTACTTTAATTTGAATAGGCAGCACTATTTAGCTAAACTAGAACTAGCCCTACAGAAAAAAGTACATTTGGAACTATTAAAAAAACTAGATCAATAA
- a CDS encoding type I restriction-modification system subunit M — MGAELNQRLFSAADNLRSKMDASEYKNYLLGLIFYKYLSDKLLQKVVELAGESQTEYDTPNKQAELYKELLSDSETKADLVATLVDTLGYDIEHDFLFNVLANQAKQNTFQLNDLNKAFIQLSSKYEQFNGLFEDVDLQSRKLGSDSQQRNVTITEVLKKLNDVDVLGHEGDVIGDAYEFLISQFASEAGKKAGEFYTPHMVSDMMAQIVTLGQEDKQLFSVFDPTMGSGSLMLNVRNYLNNPDNVKYHGQELNTTTFNLAKMNLILHGVDAEDMHVRNGDTLNKDWPTDEPYTFDSVIMNPPYSAKWSADDTFLDDSRFNRYGKLAPKSKADFAFLLHGFYHLKDTGTMAIVLPHGVLFRGAAEGVIRKKLLEDGSIYAIIGMPANLFFGTSIPTTVIILKKNRTTRDVLFIDASNDFIKEKNQNKLTPDNIQKIVSTYKERSNIEKYAHLASFDEIKENDYNLNIPRYVDTFEEEEVIDMAAIGAEIKEIRQEKRNLEKELFETISSLQFSSEDTEWINGALEVFDYEEE; from the coding sequence ATGGGTGCAGAACTTAATCAACGACTATTCAGTGCAGCGGACAACCTTCGCAGTAAAATGGATGCTTCAGAATACAAAAATTACTTACTAGGATTGATTTTCTATAAGTATTTATCAGATAAATTACTTCAAAAAGTTGTAGAACTAGCGGGAGAATCCCAAACAGAATACGATACGCCAAACAAGCAAGCAGAATTATACAAAGAACTCTTATCTGATTCAGAAACGAAAGCAGATTTAGTTGCTACCTTAGTAGACACATTAGGTTACGATATCGAGCATGACTTTTTATTCAATGTCTTAGCAAATCAAGCCAAACAAAATACCTTCCAATTAAACGACTTAAACAAAGCCTTTATTCAATTATCCAGTAAGTACGAACAATTTAACGGCTTATTTGAAGACGTGGATTTACAATCGAGAAAATTAGGTTCAGACAGCCAACAGCGTAACGTAACGATTACAGAAGTATTGAAAAAATTAAACGACGTGGATGTGCTAGGGCATGAAGGGGACGTGATTGGCGATGCCTACGAATTTTTAATCAGTCAATTTGCTTCCGAAGCAGGAAAAAAAGCTGGTGAATTTTACACGCCTCATATGGTTTCAGATATGATGGCGCAAATCGTAACCCTTGGACAAGAAGACAAGCAACTTTTCAGTGTCTTTGATCCAACAATGGGTTCAGGCTCCCTAATGTTAAACGTTCGTAATTATCTAAACAATCCTGACAATGTTAAATACCACGGGCAAGAATTAAATACCACTACCTTCAATTTAGCGAAAATGAATTTAATTTTGCATGGCGTTGATGCTGAAGATATGCACGTTCGCAATGGGGATACTCTAAACAAAGATTGGCCAACAGACGAGCCATATACCTTTGATTCAGTGATTATGAATCCTCCTTACTCTGCTAAATGGTCTGCCGACGATACCTTTTTAGACGACTCACGCTTCAATCGCTATGGCAAATTAGCTCCAAAATCAAAAGCCGATTTTGCCTTTCTATTACATGGCTTTTACCATTTAAAAGACACGGGGACTATGGCAATTGTCTTGCCACATGGCGTCTTATTCCGCGGAGCAGCAGAAGGCGTTATTAGAAAGAAATTACTAGAAGACGGCAGTATTTACGCTATTATTGGCATGCCAGCTAACCTGTTCTTTGGAACCTCTATTCCAACCACCGTAATTATTTTGAAAAAAAATCGGACAACGCGGGATGTCTTATTTATTGATGCCAGCAACGACTTTATTAAAGAAAAAAATCAAAATAAACTAACGCCAGACAACATTCAAAAAATTGTGTCTACCTATAAAGAAAGAAGCAACATTGAAAAATACGCACATTTAGCCAGTTTTGATGAAATCAAAGAAAACGACTACAACCTGAATATTCCTCGCTATGTGGATACCTTTGAAGAAGAAGAAGTAATTGATATGGCAGCGATTGGGGCAGAAATTAAAG